One Helianthus annuus cultivar XRQ/B chromosome 12, HanXRQr2.0-SUNRISE, whole genome shotgun sequence genomic region harbors:
- the LOC110895551 gene encoding dynein light chain 2, cytoplasmic — MEEAEKELERRSKFLSNLIQKKKATDQQNLHQQLNIKVKASDMSIVLQNKAFECAKHHIASTGNGIKIDSKRLALALKKEFDTSYGPAWHCIVGTNFGSYVTHSVGGFLYFSINKVYVLLFKTSVEPMAH; from the exons ATGGAGGAAGCAGAAAAAGAGCTAGAAAGAAGAAGCAAGTTCTTGAGCAATTTAATACAGAAAAAGAAAGCTACTGATCAACAAAACCTCCATCAACAACTCAATATCAAAGTCAAAGCTTCTGATATGTCCATTGTGTTGCAGAACAAAGCTTTTGAATGTGCAAAACATCATATTGCTTCTACAGGAAATGGGATCAAGATTGATAGCAAACGTCTTGCACTTGCCCTTAAGAAG gaaTTTGACACGTCATATGGTCCAGCGTGGCACTGCATTGTGGGGACCAACTTTGGGTCATATGTGACACATTCGGTAGGaggcttcttgtatttttctatCAACAAAGTTTATGTTCTCCTTTTCAAGACTAGTGTTGAGCCCATGGCCCATTAA